Proteins co-encoded in one Methylobacterium sp. WL1 genomic window:
- a CDS encoding ABC transporter permease subunit — translation MIRFILRRLAQSVPTLFAVVAVSFFLMRLAPGGPFDLERPLAPAAMDNLRRVYGLDRPLIVQFGGYLAALARGDLGPSFSFRDQSVRDLIARGLPISATLGALALSLATCLGIGLGTVAALRRGGALDRLLGLGAALSLSLPSFVVAPLLQIVFGLTLRWLPLSGWEGGAPSHLILPVVTLALPQVGALARLTRASLGEVLRTQPVRTMRSLGLPPVRITRHALRGALLPVVAYLAPLAAALLTGSVVVETIFGLPGIGRYFVEGALNRDYTLVMGTVLVVAVLVIALNLIADLACAWLDPRLRRLA, via the coding sequence GTGATCCGCTTCATCCTGCGCCGCCTCGCGCAGTCGGTGCCGACGCTGTTCGCGGTGGTGGCCGTGAGCTTCTTCCTGATGCGGCTGGCGCCCGGAGGGCCGTTCGACCTCGAGCGTCCGCTGGCGCCGGCCGCCATGGACAACCTGCGGCGGGTCTACGGCCTGGACCGGCCGCTGATCGTGCAGTTCGGCGGGTACCTGGCGGCCCTGGCGCGGGGCGATCTCGGCCCGTCCTTCTCGTTCCGCGACCAAAGCGTGCGCGACCTGATCGCCCGGGGGCTGCCGATCTCGGCGACCCTCGGAGCCCTGGCCCTGTCGCTTGCGACCTGCCTGGGGATCGGGCTCGGAACCGTGGCGGCGCTCCGGCGCGGCGGCGCGCTGGACCGGCTGCTCGGCCTCGGCGCGGCGCTGTCGCTGTCGCTGCCGAGCTTCGTGGTGGCGCCGCTCCTGCAGATCGTGTTCGGGCTGACCTTGCGCTGGCTGCCGCTGAGCGGCTGGGAGGGCGGCGCGCCGAGCCACCTGATCCTGCCGGTGGTGACCCTCGCGCTGCCGCAGGTGGGCGCGCTGGCACGCCTGACCCGCGCCTCGCTCGGCGAGGTGCTGCGCACCCAACCGGTGCGGACCATGCGGAGCCTCGGCCTGCCGCCCGTTCGCATCACCCGGCATGCGCTGCGCGGGGCGCTCCTGCCGGTGGTCGCCTACCTGGCCCCGCTGGCGGCGGCCCTGCTCACCGGATCCGTGGTGGTCGAGACCATCTTCGGCCTGCCCGGCATCGGCCGCTACTTCGTGGAGGGGGCACTCAACCGCGATTACACGCTGGTGATGGGCACTGTCCTGGTGGTCGCGGTGCTGGTCATCGCCCTGAACCTGATCGCCGACCTCGCCTGTGCCTGGCTCGATCCGCGCCTGCGGCGGTTGGCATGA
- a CDS encoding D-2-hydroxyacid dehydrogenase family protein: MRTCLILDDYQNAALGLADWARLSDRVAVAPVTEHIADRDALVARIDQAEILVIMRERTPFPADLLERLPRLKLLVTSGMRNLAIDVAAARSRGITVCGTGSSPTPPTELTWALILGLARHLAVENRNLRDGGPWQSTIGTDLAGATLGILGLGKIGARVAEIGRAFGMRVIAWSPNLDDARAAAAGVERAQSKDALLEASDVVSIHLVLGERTRGLLGEEELRRMRPGALLVNTSRAPIVDQAALVRALEERWIAGAGLDVFETEPLSADSPFRHLPNVLALPHVGYVTRSNYRTFFTQAVEDIEAWLAGSPIRLLG, encoded by the coding sequence GTGCGAACCTGCCTGATCCTCGACGACTATCAGAACGCGGCGCTCGGCCTCGCCGATTGGGCGCGCCTGTCCGACCGGGTCGCGGTCGCGCCGGTCACCGAGCACATCGCGGATCGGGACGCCCTCGTGGCCAGGATCGACCAGGCCGAGATCCTGGTGATCATGCGCGAGCGCACGCCGTTTCCGGCGGATCTGCTGGAGCGTCTGCCCCGCCTGAAGCTGCTGGTGACCAGCGGCATGCGCAACCTCGCGATCGATGTCGCGGCGGCGCGGTCGCGGGGCATCACGGTCTGCGGCACGGGATCGAGCCCCACGCCGCCGACCGAGCTGACCTGGGCGCTGATCCTGGGCCTCGCCCGCCACCTTGCGGTCGAGAACCGGAATCTTCGGGACGGTGGTCCGTGGCAGAGCACGATCGGGACCGATCTGGCCGGGGCGACGCTCGGTATCCTGGGGCTGGGCAAGATCGGTGCGCGCGTCGCCGAGATCGGCCGCGCCTTCGGCATGCGGGTGATCGCCTGGAGCCCGAACCTCGACGATGCCCGGGCCGCAGCCGCCGGGGTGGAGCGTGCGCAGTCCAAGGACGCCCTGCTCGAGGCAAGCGATGTCGTCAGCATCCATCTGGTGCTCGGCGAGCGCACACGCGGCCTTCTGGGCGAGGAAGAGCTGCGCCGGATGCGACCGGGCGCCCTGCTGGTGAACACGTCGCGCGCGCCGATCGTCGATCAGGCCGCCCTGGTCCGGGCCTTGGAGGAGAGGTGGATCGCGGGAGCTGGACTCGACGTCTTCGAGACCGAGCCGCTGTCGGCCGACAGTCCGTTCCGGCACCTGCCGAACGTCCTGGCGCTGCCCCATGTCGGCTACGTCACGCGCAGCAACTACCGGACGTTCTTCACCCAGGCCGTGGAGGATATCGAGGCGTGGCTCGCCGGTTCGCCGATCCGGCTGCTGGGCTGA
- a CDS encoding FAD-binding oxidoreductase: MTAAESILARLSDIVGPSGLVTGAELRGRSANWTRPTEPCAALALVRPRSTAETSAVMAACHAAGVAIVPRGGATGLVDGTLCAPDEITLSTERMTGIEPIDPLGMTVVVGTGATIESVQNAATENGLFFPLDLGARGSATIGGAISTNAGGLRVLRYGMMREMVLGLEAVLADGTVVSSMRPLIKNNTGLDLKQLFVGTEGTLGIVTRAVLRLRPEPAGYATALIACPGVDDGARVLRAAQSAFQGRVSSFEGLWPDFYRLMTAPGRATPPLSYDYPFYAIIEVECVPEESDRFLGLLEGLMGDGTILDAAVASSEEQRRGMWRIRDRVEHLNADGIERAFDVSVPLSKMDGYVRGALERLAAIPDCRAVVYGHIGDNNLHWNTTRLDAAGNAAIDAALYTPLAELNGSVSAEHGIGLEKRSKLPLSRSPEEIAAMRLVKRALDPDNRLNPGKIF; this comes from the coding sequence ATGACAGCCGCCGAATCGATCCTCGCGCGTCTCTCCGACATCGTCGGGCCCTCCGGACTCGTCACCGGCGCGGAGTTGCGCGGCCGGTCCGCGAACTGGACCCGGCCGACGGAGCCCTGCGCGGCGCTCGCCCTCGTGCGCCCGCGCAGCACCGCCGAGACCAGCGCCGTGATGGCCGCCTGCCACGCGGCCGGGGTCGCGATCGTGCCGCGGGGCGGCGCCACCGGCCTCGTGGACGGGACGCTCTGCGCGCCCGATGAGATCACTCTCTCCACCGAGCGGATGACCGGGATCGAGCCGATCGACCCGCTCGGCATGACCGTGGTGGTCGGCACCGGCGCCACCATCGAGAGCGTGCAGAACGCCGCCACGGAGAACGGCCTGTTCTTCCCGCTGGATCTCGGTGCCCGCGGTTCGGCCACGATCGGCGGCGCGATCTCCACCAATGCCGGCGGCCTGCGGGTGCTGCGCTACGGCATGATGCGCGAGATGGTGCTGGGCCTGGAGGCGGTGCTGGCCGACGGCACGGTGGTCTCGTCCATGCGCCCGCTGATCAAGAACAACACCGGGCTGGACCTTAAGCAGTTGTTCGTCGGCACCGAGGGCACGCTCGGCATCGTCACCCGCGCGGTCCTGCGCCTCCGCCCGGAGCCCGCCGGATACGCCACCGCGCTGATCGCCTGCCCGGGCGTCGACGATGGCGCCCGGGTCCTGCGCGCCGCCCAGAGCGCGTTCCAGGGGCGCGTGTCGTCCTTCGAGGGCTTGTGGCCGGATTTCTACCGGCTGATGACCGCCCCCGGCCGGGCGACGCCGCCGCTGAGCTACGATTATCCGTTCTACGCGATCATCGAGGTCGAGTGCGTCCCGGAGGAGTCCGACCGGTTCCTTGGCCTGCTGGAAGGCCTGATGGGGGACGGCACGATCCTCGACGCGGCCGTGGCCTCCTCGGAGGAGCAGCGCCGCGGCATGTGGCGCATCCGCGACCGCGTCGAGCACCTGAACGCCGATGGGATCGAGCGCGCCTTCGACGTGAGCGTGCCGCTCTCCAAGATGGACGGCTATGTCCGGGGCGCGCTGGAACGCCTGGCGGCGATCCCCGATTGCCGCGCCGTCGTCTACGGGCATATCGGCGACAACAACCTGCACTGGAACACGACCCGCCTCGACGCCGCCGGCAACGCAGCCATCGACGCCGCGCTCTACACGCCGCTCGCCGAACTCAACGGCTCGGTCTCGGCCGAGCACGGCATCGGCCTGGAAAAGCGGAGCAAGCTGCCGCTCTCGCGCTCGCCCGAGGAGATCGCCGCCATGCGGCTGGTCAAGCGGGCGCTGGACCCGGACAACCGGCTGAACCCCGGCAAGATTTTCTAG
- a CDS encoding NADPH-dependent FMN reductase, with translation MRLLALSGSTRHTSTNTALLRALQAIAPERIRISVYDRVGSLPIFSPDLEGSLTPLAAQEFLRSVRDCQGMIIASPEYVRSIPGGLKNAIDWLISTSFVIDKPIALVHASHRGDDMLQALRTVLATVSTQFNTDLFLRLPLLNETPERIAHIVGVPANRLSAENFLETFATFCRECAACEPA, from the coding sequence GTGAGGCTTCTCGCGCTGTCTGGAAGCACGCGCCATACTTCGACGAACACCGCGCTGTTGAGGGCACTGCAAGCCATCGCACCGGAGCGTATTCGCATCTCCGTCTACGACCGTGTCGGCAGCCTCCCCATTTTCTCGCCGGATTTAGAAGGTTCGCTCACTCCACTCGCGGCACAGGAATTCCTGCGAAGCGTGCGCGACTGCCAGGGCATGATCATCGCGAGTCCGGAATATGTCCGGTCTATTCCCGGTGGACTGAAGAATGCCATCGATTGGCTGATATCAACATCGTTTGTGATCGATAAGCCCATCGCGCTCGTGCATGCGTCTCACCGGGGCGACGACATGCTGCAGGCTCTGCGCACCGTGCTCGCGACGGTCAGCACGCAGTTCAACACCGATCTTTTCTTGCGTCTGCCGCTGCTCAACGAGACTCCGGAGCGCATCGCGCATATCGTCGGCGTGCCAGCCAACCGGTTGTCGGCAGAGAACTTTCTCGAGACGTTTGCGACCTTCTGCCGAGAGTGTGCTGCGTGCGAACCTGCCTGA
- a CDS encoding sugar ABC transporter permease translates to MAHTALTQPAPNAVLTRSAWQRLRASRGWAGFWFMLPTALILGLFLAYPLLKGIWLSFTNTRIGREGTFIGLENYAWLWDDDVFWLSVFNTCLYTAVASVVKFGVGLYLALLLNKNMPFKSIVRSIVLIPFVVPTVLSAIAFWWIFDSQFSIISWSLRHMGIIDGNIDFLGQPSMARACVIFANIWRGVPFIAITLLAGLQTVSPSLYEAATLDGASNWQIFSRITLPLLTPIIAVVMTFSVLFTFTDFQLIWAMTRGGPVNATHLMATLSYQRGILSGTLGEGAAIATAMVPFLLAAIGISWFGLQRRAWQAGGTDR, encoded by the coding sequence ATGGCGCACACGGCCCTGACACAGCCGGCTCCAAATGCGGTCCTGACCCGCTCGGCCTGGCAGCGCCTGCGCGCCAGCCGCGGTTGGGCGGGCTTCTGGTTCATGCTGCCGACGGCGCTGATCCTGGGCCTGTTCCTGGCCTATCCGCTGCTGAAGGGCATCTGGCTGTCCTTCACCAACACCCGGATCGGCCGGGAGGGCACGTTTATCGGCCTGGAGAACTACGCCTGGCTCTGGGACGACGACGTGTTCTGGCTCTCGGTGTTCAACACCTGCCTTTACACGGCGGTGGCCTCGGTGGTGAAGTTCGGCGTCGGGCTCTACCTCGCACTGCTGCTCAACAAGAACATGCCGTTCAAGTCGATCGTCCGGTCGATCGTGCTGATCCCGTTCGTGGTGCCCACGGTCCTGTCGGCGATCGCGTTCTGGTGGATCTTCGACAGTCAGTTCTCGATCATATCGTGGTCGCTGCGCCACATGGGGATCATCGACGGCAACATCGATTTCCTGGGTCAGCCGAGCATGGCCCGCGCCTGCGTGATCTTCGCCAACATCTGGCGCGGGGTACCGTTCATCGCGATCACGCTCCTCGCCGGGCTGCAGACGGTCTCGCCGTCGCTCTATGAGGCTGCGACCCTCGACGGGGCCTCGAACTGGCAGATCTTCTCGCGCATCACCCTGCCGCTGCTGACGCCGATCATCGCCGTGGTGATGACCTTCTCGGTGCTGTTCACCTTCACCGACTTCCAGCTGATCTGGGCGATGACCCGGGGTGGCCCGGTCAACGCCACGCACCTGATGGCGACCCTGTCGTACCAGCGCGGCATCCTCTCCGGGACGCTCGGCGAGGGGGCGGCGATCGCCACCGCGATGGTGCCGTTCCTTCTCGCCGCGATCGGCATCTCGTGGTTCGGCCTTCAGCGCCGGGCCTGGCAAGCCGGGGGAACCGACCGATGA
- a CDS encoding ABC transporter permease has translation MSTGGITTGPAARMLLRLGRERVAMASLAVLVLTALTCLFGPALTGHDPVRAYPDLRQLPAGLRAQPDAEHLRPALERLAFRMRARLDDVARDGDTVRLTLGSETAFDRRSLVYLPRSDLFGEPRVVDGSQDGTRLIVRVPVRRLYFPLGTDVHGRDLLTRCLVAGRVSLLIGLTATLVALLIGVGYGATAGFVGGAVDAVMMRLVDVLYALPFVFFVILLLVFFRASLTLMLVAIGAVEWLDMARIVRAQTLSLRERDFVRAARALGLGTPRIILRHIVPNTFGPVAVAATLLVPQVILLESFLSFLGLGVQEPQTSWGVLIAEGARAIESAPHMLAGPAAFLIATLVALTLLGDGLADAVDPRSD, from the coding sequence ATGAGCACCGGGGGCATCACCACCGGGCCTGCGGCGCGCATGCTGCTCCGGCTCGGCCGCGAACGGGTGGCGATGGCCTCCCTGGCCGTGCTCGTCCTGACCGCGCTGACCTGCCTGTTCGGCCCGGCGCTGACCGGGCACGATCCGGTACGGGCCTATCCAGACCTGCGCCAGCTTCCGGCCGGCCTGAGGGCGCAGCCGGATGCCGAGCATCTGCGCCCGGCCCTCGAACGCCTCGCCTTCCGGATGCGGGCCCGCCTCGACGACGTGGCCCGCGACGGTGACACAGTACGCCTGACGCTGGGTTCGGAGACCGCATTCGACCGGCGCAGCCTCGTCTACCTGCCGCGCTCCGACCTGTTCGGAGAGCCGCGGGTCGTCGACGGTTCGCAGGATGGGACGCGTCTGATCGTGCGCGTGCCGGTGCGGCGCCTGTACTTCCCCCTCGGCACCGATGTGCATGGCCGCGACCTGCTCACCCGCTGCCTCGTCGCCGGCCGCGTCTCCCTCCTGATCGGACTCACCGCCACCCTGGTCGCGCTGCTCATCGGCGTCGGCTACGGCGCGACCGCCGGCTTCGTCGGCGGCGCCGTCGACGCCGTGATGATGCGACTGGTGGACGTGCTCTACGCCTTGCCGTTCGTGTTCTTCGTCATCCTCCTGCTGGTGTTCTTCCGGGCGAGCCTGACGCTGATGCTGGTGGCCATCGGCGCGGTGGAATGGCTCGACATGGCCCGGATCGTCCGGGCGCAGACCCTGTCGCTGCGCGAGCGCGACTTCGTCCGCGCCGCCCGCGCCCTCGGCCTCGGCACGCCCCGGATCATCCTGCGCCACATCGTGCCGAACACGTTCGGCCCGGTAGCCGTGGCGGCGACCCTGCTGGTGCCGCAGGTGATCCTGCTTGAGAGCTTCCTGTCGTTCCTCGGGCTGGGCGTTCAGGAGCCGCAGACGAGCTGGGGCGTGCTGATCGCCGAGGGCGCCCGGGCGATCGAGTCGGCCCCCCACATGCTGGCCGGTCCGGCCGCCTTCCTGATCGCCACCCTGGTCGCCTTGACGCTCCTGGGCGACGGCCTGGCCGACGCCGTCGACCCGCGCAGCGATTGA
- a CDS encoding dihydroxyacetone kinase subunit DhaK, producing the protein MAHFIEARATLVGDAIAGLLAASGGRLARLDGDPDIRVVLRADLDADKVAVISGGGSGHEPAHAGFVGAGMLSAAVCGDVFASPSVDAVLAGILAVTGPAGCLLIIKNYAGDRLNFGLAAERARALGRKVETVVVSDDIALPAAKQPRGVAGTLFVHKVAGHAAQAGAPLEAVAALARRVADSAQSLGIAVSTATIPGSPRSERFVGGQAELGLGIHGEPGVERIALPGAGDLARLMTERFSATGPLALLMNNLGSATALEMQVLTQAVLATDLGRRVRLLLGPAPLMTALDMHGASVSILPLDDAIEAALLAPVPVPAWPGAVRIAPPVLRPLPAELAGESFAPSRDPAVAARLAAVTRALIASEGALNALDAKVGDGDTGTTFAGARAVEAEIDRLPQADPAALCRALAERIGRAVGGSSGVLASIFFAAAASALTDGASWPDALEDGVARVRGYGGAGPGDRTLLDALIPALEALKSDGLDAAAAAARAGAAATARMDRAATGRSSYLAAADLAGVEDPGAAGVAMAFEALAAAR; encoded by the coding sequence ATGGCCCACTTCATCGAGGCTCGCGCCACCCTGGTCGGCGACGCCATAGCGGGGCTCCTAGCGGCCAGCGGCGGCCGCCTGGCGCGGCTGGACGGCGACCCCGACATCCGCGTCGTGCTGCGCGCCGACCTGGATGCGGACAAGGTCGCGGTGATCTCGGGCGGCGGCTCCGGGCACGAGCCGGCCCATGCCGGGTTCGTCGGAGCCGGCATGCTGAGTGCCGCCGTGTGCGGCGACGTCTTCGCCTCGCCGAGCGTCGATGCGGTCCTCGCCGGGATCCTGGCGGTGACCGGGCCGGCCGGGTGCCTGCTGATCATCAAGAACTACGCGGGCGACCGGCTGAATTTCGGCCTCGCGGCCGAACGGGCCCGGGCCCTCGGCCGCAAGGTCGAGACCGTCGTCGTGTCCGACGACATTGCGCTCCCGGCGGCCAAGCAGCCGCGCGGCGTGGCCGGCACCCTGTTCGTGCACAAGGTCGCGGGACACGCGGCGCAGGCGGGCGCCCCGCTGGAGGCCGTCGCGGCGCTCGCCCGCCGGGTGGCGGATTCGGCGCAATCCCTGGGGATCGCGGTCTCGACCGCGACCATTCCCGGTTCGCCCCGGAGCGAGCGCTTCGTGGGGGGGCAGGCGGAACTCGGGCTCGGCATCCATGGCGAGCCGGGGGTGGAGCGCATCGCGCTGCCCGGCGCCGGCGATCTGGCCCGTCTGATGACCGAGCGCTTCTCCGCGACCGGGCCGCTGGCGCTCCTCATGAACAATCTCGGCTCGGCCACGGCCCTGGAGATGCAGGTCCTGACCCAGGCGGTGCTGGCCACCGATCTCGGCCGGCGGGTGCGCCTGCTGCTCGGGCCGGCGCCGCTGATGACTGCGCTCGACATGCACGGGGCATCGGTGTCGATCCTGCCACTCGACGACGCGATCGAGGCGGCGTTGCTGGCGCCGGTCCCCGTGCCGGCCTGGCCCGGTGCGGTGCGGATCGCGCCGCCGGTCCTGCGCCCGCTTCCCGCAGAGCTCGCGGGCGAATCCTTCGCGCCGTCGCGCGATCCCGCGGTGGCCGCGCGGCTCGCCGCCGTCACGCGGGCGCTCATCGCCTCGGAGGGCGCGCTCAACGCCCTGGACGCGAAGGTCGGCGACGGTGACACCGGCACCACCTTCGCCGGCGCGCGGGCGGTGGAAGCGGAGATCGACCGGCTGCCGCAGGCCGACCCGGCAGCCCTGTGCCGCGCGCTGGCGGAGCGGATCGGCCGCGCGGTCGGCGGTTCGAGCGGCGTGCTGGCCTCGATCTTCTTCGCCGCCGCCGCGTCCGCGCTCACCGACGGTGCGTCCTGGCCCGACGCGTTGGAAGACGGCGTGGCCCGGGTCAGGGGCTACGGCGGTGCCGGCCCGGGCGACCGGACCCTGCTGGACGCCCTGATCCCGGCGCTCGAAGCCCTGAAATCGGACGGCCTCGACGCCGCCGCCGCTGCCGCCCGCGCGGGCGCCGCCGCCACGGCCCGGATGGACCGCGCCGCCACCGGTCGGTCAAGCTACCTCGCGGCGGCGGATCTCGCTGGTGTCGAGGATCCGGGAGCGGCCGGGGTTGCGATGGCGTTTGAGGCGTTGGCGGCGGCGCGTTGA
- a CDS encoding ABC transporter substrate-binding protein produces MTRLDRRSLLAGAAATGLAAGSDLLGFARAWAQTAEWKPEPGASLSLLRWKRFVPSEDEAFLRMVDAFTKATGVKVSVTNESFDDIQPKASVAANTGQGPDMVWGLFSFPALFPDKCLPLEDVADSLAKKYGPWFPSAEAYGKVKGKWIAIPVGFNGGYPNYRISAMQKAGFSKFPEDTAGFLELCRAMKKNNTPAGFALGHATGDGNTWCHWALWSHGANLVDANEKIVINSPETAKALEYVKSLYETFVPGTVSWNDSSNNKAFLAGDLYLTNNGISIYAAAKKDNPKLAEDMDHAVWPIGPAGKPTEFQLAFPILAFKYSKAPNACKAFISFMMEASNYNPWLEAAQGYLCEPLSNYPKNPIWTSDPKNAVFAEAGRRSLAAGGLAPVSERIAAVLADFVVVDMFASHCTGREDVKTAIRNAERAAQRIFRNT; encoded by the coding sequence ATGACCAGACTCGACCGCCGTTCCCTCCTGGCGGGTGCCGCCGCGACCGGGCTCGCCGCGGGCAGCGACCTGCTGGGCTTCGCCCGGGCCTGGGCGCAGACCGCCGAATGGAAGCCTGAGCCCGGCGCCAGCCTGTCGCTCCTGCGCTGGAAGCGCTTCGTGCCGAGCGAGGACGAGGCGTTCCTGCGGATGGTGGACGCCTTCACCAAGGCGACCGGCGTCAAGGTGTCGGTCACCAACGAATCCTTCGACGACATCCAGCCCAAGGCGTCCGTGGCGGCCAATACCGGGCAGGGGCCCGACATGGTCTGGGGCCTGTTCTCGTTCCCGGCCCTGTTCCCGGACAAGTGCCTGCCGCTGGAGGACGTCGCCGATTCGCTGGCCAAGAAGTACGGCCCGTGGTTCCCGTCGGCGGAGGCCTACGGCAAGGTCAAGGGCAAGTGGATCGCGATCCCGGTCGGCTTCAACGGCGGCTACCCGAACTACCGGATCTCGGCAATGCAGAAGGCCGGGTTCAGCAAGTTCCCAGAGGACACAGCGGGGTTCCTGGAACTCTGCCGGGCGATGAAGAAGAACAACACCCCGGCCGGCTTCGCCCTCGGGCATGCCACCGGCGACGGCAACACCTGGTGCCACTGGGCACTCTGGTCCCACGGCGCCAACCTGGTGGACGCCAACGAGAAGATCGTGATCAACTCGCCCGAGACCGCCAAGGCGCTCGAATACGTCAAGTCCCTCTACGAGACCTTCGTGCCCGGCACCGTCTCGTGGAACGACTCGTCCAACAACAAGGCGTTCCTGGCGGGCGACCTGTACCTGACCAACAACGGCATCTCGATCTACGCTGCGGCCAAGAAGGACAACCCGAAGCTCGCCGAGGACATGGACCACGCGGTCTGGCCGATCGGGCCCGCCGGCAAGCCCACCGAGTTCCAGCTCGCCTTCCCGATCCTGGCGTTCAAATACTCGAAGGCGCCCAATGCCTGTAAGGCCTTCATCAGCTTCATGATGGAGGCGTCGAACTACAATCCCTGGCTGGAGGCCGCGCAAGGTTATCTGTGCGAGCCGCTGTCGAACTATCCCAAGAACCCGATCTGGACGAGCGATCCGAAGAACGCGGTCTTCGCCGAGGCGGGGCGGCGGTCGCTGGCGGCCGGCGGCCTCGCGCCGGTGAGCGAGCGGATCGCCGCGGTGCTGGCCGACTTCGTGGTGGTGGACATGTTCGCCAGCCACTGCACCGGCCGGGAGGACGTGAAGACCGCGATCCGCAACGCCGAACGCGCCGCTCAGCGCATCTTCCGCAACACCTGA
- the ugpC gene encoding sn-glycerol-3-phosphate ABC transporter ATP-binding protein UgpC: MASVGIREVRKAFGSTNVLHGVSVDIRDGEFVILVGPSGCGKSTLLRMIAGLENISGGEIRIGERVFNDVPPKERDIAMVFQNYALYPHLTVRENMAFSMRIRKARAAEIDERVSKAAQILGLTHLLDRYPRQLSGGQRQRVAMGRAIVRDPQVFLFDEPLSNLDAKLRVAMRTEIKELHQRLKTTTIYVTHDQIEAMTMADRIVVMHDGVVEQIGPPLELYDRPDNLFVAGFIGSPAMNFVNGTVRRNGNLVFAADSGLTIPLNEAPAGIEGRKLVLGMRPEHFDLARDGIAAEVVVVEPTGSETMLAVRAQGQDFTCVLRERVSEGPGETVYLRPNRVHFFDAESGRRLPT; this comes from the coding sequence ATGGCCTCGGTGGGAATCCGCGAGGTTCGCAAGGCTTTCGGATCGACGAACGTCCTGCACGGTGTGTCCGTGGACATCCGGGACGGTGAGTTCGTGATCCTGGTCGGGCCTTCGGGCTGCGGAAAATCGACGTTGCTCCGGATGATTGCCGGCTTGGAGAATATCTCCGGCGGCGAGATCCGTATCGGCGAGCGTGTCTTCAATGATGTTCCGCCCAAGGAGCGGGACATCGCGATGGTGTTCCAGAATTACGCGCTCTACCCGCACCTCACGGTTCGCGAGAACATGGCGTTCTCGATGCGGATCCGGAAGGCGCGGGCGGCCGAGATCGACGAGCGCGTCAGCAAGGCCGCGCAGATCCTCGGGCTGACCCATCTCCTCGACCGCTACCCGCGCCAGCTCTCCGGCGGCCAGCGGCAGCGCGTCGCCATGGGCCGGGCCATCGTGCGCGATCCGCAGGTGTTCCTGTTCGACGAGCCGCTGTCGAACCTCGACGCCAAGCTGCGCGTGGCGATGCGGACCGAGATCAAGGAGTTGCATCAGCGCCTGAAGACGACGACCATCTACGTCACGCACGATCAGATCGAGGCCATGACCATGGCCGACCGGATCGTGGTGATGCACGACGGCGTGGTCGAGCAGATCGGGCCGCCGCTGGAACTCTACGACCGGCCCGACAACCTGTTCGTGGCGGGCTTCATCGGATCCCCGGCGATGAACTTCGTGAACGGGACTGTCCGGAGGAACGGGAACCTCGTCTTCGCGGCGGATTCGGGTCTGACGATCCCCCTGAACGAGGCGCCGGCGGGCATCGAGGGCCGGAAGCTGGTCCTCGGGATGCGGCCTGAGCATTTCGATCTGGCGCGCGACGGGATCGCCGCCGAGGTCGTCGTGGTCGAGCCGACCGGGTCCGAGACCATGCTGGCGGTGCGCGCCCAGGGTCAGGACTTCACCTGCGTGCTGCGCGAGCGCGTCAGCGAGGGGCCCGGCGAGACCGTCTACCTGCGCCCGAACCGCGTGCACTTCTTCGATGCCGAGTCCGGACGACGCCTGCCGACCTGA
- a CDS encoding carbohydrate ABC transporter permease: MAYLERLPRRLVTTYLPLLIILAVLLFPFYWMALTAIKPDEQLIDMERFNPFWVVDPTLKHINKLLFETQYPRWLWNTMYVSVAATILSLFASVLAAYACVRIRYRGAGWVGAAIFLAYLVPPSILFIPLATIIQAYGLFDSPIALILAYPTILIPFSTWLLMGYFKTIPYELEECALMDGASRWQILTKIILPLAFPGLISAGIFSLTLCWNEFIYALTFLSSTQNKTVPIAVVSEFVDGDVYKWGSLMAGALLGSLPLVILYSFFVEYYVSALTGAVKE, from the coding sequence ATGGCCTACCTGGAGCGCCTGCCGCGGCGGCTCGTGACCACCTACCTGCCGCTGCTCATCATCCTGGCGGTGCTGCTGTTCCCGTTCTACTGGATGGCGCTCACGGCGATCAAACCGGACGAGCAGCTGATCGACATGGAGCGGTTCAACCCGTTCTGGGTCGTGGACCCGACGCTCAAGCACATCAACAAGCTCCTGTTCGAGACGCAGTATCCACGCTGGCTCTGGAACACGATGTACGTGTCGGTGGCGGCCACCATCCTGTCGCTGTTCGCGAGCGTGCTGGCCGCCTATGCCTGCGTGCGGATCCGCTACCGGGGCGCCGGCTGGGTCGGCGCGGCGATCTTCCTCGCCTATCTCGTGCCGCCCTCGATCCTGTTCATCCCGCTCGCCACGATCATCCAGGCCTACGGCCTGTTCGATTCGCCGATCGCCCTGATCCTGGCCTATCCGACCATCCTGATCCCGTTCTCGACCTGGCTCCTGATGGGCTACTTCAAGACCATTCCCTACGAGCTGGAGGAATGCGCCCTCATGGATGGCGCGAGCCGGTGGCAGATCCTGACCAAGATCATCCTGCCGCTCGCCTTCCCGGGCCTGATCTCGGCCGGGATCTTCTCGCTGACCCTGTGCTGGAACGAATTCATCTACGCGCTGACGTTCCTGTCCTCGACCCAGAACAAGACCGTGCCGATCGCGGTGGTCAGCGAGTTCGTGGACGGCGACGTCTACAAGTGGGGTTCGCTGATGGCCGGCGCGCTGCTCGGCTCACTACCTCTGGTGATCCTCTACTCGTTCTTCGTGGAATACTACGTCTCCGCGCTCACCGGCGCCGTGAAGGAGTAG